One Streptomyces sp. NBC_01217 genomic region harbors:
- a CDS encoding MarR family winged helix-turn-helix transcriptional regulator, producing the protein MTADVPLDAEEERFWHALQRVITALPNALDKDLLKSTGLTLSEYTVLMFLSEAENRELRVIDLAELTHLSASRISRVVDALKARGWVTKRRHEVDARGSLASLTPEGIKRLEGAYPSLLTSSRRRVMNHVDHDFLSGMAVQFERVADHLG; encoded by the coding sequence ATGACGGCTGATGTCCCCCTGGATGCAGAAGAAGAGCGCTTCTGGCATGCCCTACAGCGAGTGATTACCGCGTTGCCAAACGCTCTGGACAAAGACCTTCTGAAGTCGACCGGGCTGACGCTGTCCGAGTACACGGTCCTGATGTTCCTGTCCGAGGCAGAGAACCGTGAACTGCGTGTGATCGATCTCGCCGAACTCACCCATCTCTCGGCCAGCCGCATCTCCAGGGTGGTCGACGCCCTGAAAGCCCGTGGTTGGGTGACGAAACGGCGGCACGAGGTGGACGCCCGGGGAAGCCTGGCAAGCCTGACACCCGAGGGAATCAAGCGCCTGGAAGGCGCCTATCCGTCGCTCCTGACCAGTTCGCGCAGGCGCGTCATGAACCACGTGGACCATGACTTTCTCTCGGGTATGGCCGTCCAATTCGAGCGGGTCGCCGACCATCTCGGCTAG
- a CDS encoding IS110 family transposase — protein MWPDRSVLLARLRRAPAENDDTSSDSRWRHPVIVVGIDSHKKTHTLVAVDQVGRRLTQLTVDATARGHRQVCVWLGQFEQVLLAIEDCRHLTRRFEADLLASGYAVARVHTRLMAGARRSARERGKSDPIDAEAVARVALREPDLPKAELDGPTREVKLRSDHRRTLVRQRTAIANKLRWFLHEIDPELVVPSRGLKRLCVLDSLEAGLVARRGVVAEIALDLVQDCRRLTLRINAMEAQLRHLVRELAPNLLAVPGCGAPSAAMILGETAGATRFKSKDAFARFNGTAPIPVWSSNTVRVRLNRGGNRTINNALHMAAVTQVRQDGPGAAYYAKQLAAGKTVKEALRLLRRRISDRVFRALLADEAAHDDQQIIQELPQVA, from the coding sequence ATGTGGCCTGATAGAAGCGTGCTGCTCGCCCGATTGAGGCGTGCCCCCGCGGAGAACGACGACACCTCGTCCGACTCCCGTTGGAGGCATCCCGTGATCGTGGTCGGTATCGACTCCCACAAGAAGACTCACACCCTGGTCGCGGTGGACCAGGTCGGAAGGCGCCTGACGCAGCTGACCGTGGACGCCACCGCCAGGGGCCACCGGCAGGTCTGCGTCTGGCTGGGACAGTTTGAGCAGGTCCTACTCGCTATCGAGGACTGCCGGCATCTGACCCGACGTTTCGAGGCGGACCTACTGGCGTCGGGGTACGCGGTGGCGCGCGTGCACACGCGACTGATGGCCGGCGCGCGGCGCTCGGCCCGCGAGCGTGGCAAGTCTGATCCGATCGACGCTGAAGCGGTGGCTCGAGTCGCTCTGCGAGAGCCCGATCTGCCCAAGGCCGAGTTGGACGGCCCGACCCGCGAGGTCAAGTTGCGCTCCGATCACCGACGCACTCTGGTCCGACAGCGCACCGCCATCGCCAACAAGCTGCGTTGGTTCCTGCACGAGATCGACCCCGAGCTGGTCGTTCCTTCGCGCGGTCTGAAGCGCCTGTGCGTCCTGGACAGCTTGGAAGCGGGCCTCGTCGCCCGACGCGGAGTCGTGGCGGAGATCGCGTTGGATCTGGTCCAGGATTGTCGGCGCCTGACCCTGCGCATCAACGCGATGGAGGCCCAGCTACGGCATCTGGTTCGCGAACTGGCTCCGAATCTGCTGGCGGTGCCCGGATGCGGGGCCCCGTCGGCGGCGATGATCCTCGGAGAGACGGCCGGGGCCACTCGCTTCAAGTCCAAGGACGCTTTCGCCCGGTTCAACGGCACCGCCCCGATACCCGTCTGGTCCTCCAACACGGTTCGCGTCCGCCTCAATCGGGGAGGCAACCGCACCATCAACAACGCCCTGCACATGGCTGCCGTCACCCAAGTCCGTCAAGACGGGCCCGGCGCTGCGTACTACGCCAAGCAGCTCGCCGCGGGAAAGACCGTGAAAGAGGCTCTGCGACTGCTGCGGCGCCGCATCTCCGACCGGGTCTTCCGGGCTCTGCTGGCAGACGAGGCTGCCCATGACGACCAGCAGATCATCCAGGAACTGCCGCAGGTGGCTTGA